A single region of the Gopherus evgoodei ecotype Sinaloan lineage chromosome 3, rGopEvg1_v1.p, whole genome shotgun sequence genome encodes:
- the VEGFA gene encoding vascular endothelial growth factor A isoform X2: MNFLFTWIHWGLAALLYLHNAKLSQAAPTLGDGERKPNEVIKFLEVYERSVCRTIETLVDIFQEYPDEVEYIFKPSCVPLLRCAGCCGDEGLECVPMEVHNVTMEIMRIKPHQSQHIVHMSFLQHSRCDCRPKKDVKAKQEKKSKRGKGKGQKRKRKKSRHCEPCSERRKHLFVQDPQTCKCSCKFTDSRCKSRQLELNERTCRCEKPRR; encoded by the exons TTGTCGCAGGCCGCTCCGaccctgggggatggggagaggaaacCCAATGAAG TTATTAAGTTCCTGGAGGTCTACGAGCGCAGCGTCTGCAGGACGATTGAGACCCTGGTGGACATTTTCCAGGAGTACCCCGATGAGGTGGAGTATATCTTCAAGCCGTCCTGCGTACCCCTGCTGAGGTGTGCAGGCTGCTGCGGTGACGAGGGCCTAGAATGCGTCCCCATGGAGGTGCACAACGTCACCATGGAG ATAATGAGAATTAAACCCCATCAAAGTCAGCACATAGTGCACATGAGCTTCTTACAGCACAGTAGATGTGATTGCAG ACCAAAGAAAGACGTCAAAGCTAAACAAGAAAA AAAATCAAAGCGAGGAAAGGGGAAGGGGCAAAAGAGAAAGCGCAAGAAAAGCCG TCACTGTGAGCCTTGCTCAGAGAGGAGAAAGCACTTGTTTGTACAAGATCCCCAGACCTGTAAATGTTCCTGCAAATTCACAGACTCACGTTGCAAGTCGAGGCAGCTTGAGTTAAACGAGCGCACTTGCAG aTGTGAAAAGCCGAGACGGTGA
- the VEGFA gene encoding vascular endothelial growth factor A isoform X1, with translation MNFLFTWIHWGLAALLYLHNAKLSQAAPTLGDGERKPNEVIKFLEVYERSVCRTIETLVDIFQEYPDEVEYIFKPSCVPLLRCAGCCGDEGLECVPMEVHNVTMEIMRIKPHQSQHIVHMSFLQHSRCDCRPKKDVKAKQEKKSKRGKGKGQKRKRKKSRYKLLSFHCEPCSERRKHLFVQDPQTCKCSCKFTDSRCKSRQLELNERTCRCEKPRR, from the exons TTGTCGCAGGCCGCTCCGaccctgggggatggggagaggaaacCCAATGAAG TTATTAAGTTCCTGGAGGTCTACGAGCGCAGCGTCTGCAGGACGATTGAGACCCTGGTGGACATTTTCCAGGAGTACCCCGATGAGGTGGAGTATATCTTCAAGCCGTCCTGCGTACCCCTGCTGAGGTGTGCAGGCTGCTGCGGTGACGAGGGCCTAGAATGCGTCCCCATGGAGGTGCACAACGTCACCATGGAG ATAATGAGAATTAAACCCCATCAAAGTCAGCACATAGTGCACATGAGCTTCTTACAGCACAGTAGATGTGATTGCAG ACCAAAGAAAGACGTCAAAGCTAAACAAGAAAA AAAATCAAAGCGAGGAAAGGGGAAGGGGCAAAAGAGAAAGCGCAAGAAAAGCCGGTACAAACTGCTCAGCTT TCACTGTGAGCCTTGCTCAGAGAGGAGAAAGCACTTGTTTGTACAAGATCCCCAGACCTGTAAATGTTCCTGCAAATTCACAGACTCACGTTGCAAGTCGAGGCAGCTTGAGTTAAACGAGCGCACTTGCAG aTGTGAAAAGCCGAGACGGTGA